Within Vallitalea okinawensis, the genomic segment TAAAGGTGCATAGGGTACTTCTTCTGGATCAAGTAGATGAACTTTATCATTAACTATTACCACTAAATGATCGGTATCAAACTCCATCCAAGTGTCTCCATCTGTAATGATTACTTCATTATCTCCATCATAATATAAATCTAGCCCCATACCATCTACAATCATATTCGAAGGAATAATGATTGCTTTTCCTTGAATAAATTCCGGAACCTCATCTTCCTTGTCTTCGTCTTCCTCATCCTGATCCTTATCATCTTCTTCAAGATCAAGTACTTCTTCAATTTTTTCGATTTTATTAAGTATAGCTTCTCGCTCACTCTTACTAATATCTAAGTCACTAATTACTTCTTCAATGTCTTTCAGATATCCATAAATCTCAATAACATCATCATCTTTGTAAACATCAAAATCGGATAGATTATGCTTTTCAATATAACGTTCTGCATTACGCTCATGTACTTCTTTACTTTTTTCCTGACCATGATTAGTTTTTGTGGTTTTTGCCGAAGCTGTTAAAGTTAACATAAGCAAGAATCCTATTGTTACATACATTTTAAAATATTTCATCTTTCATGCCTCCAAATTTTTCTATTATTATATTATTCGTAAATACCATTTAAAAAAGGGACCAGAAATAAAAAAATTTTAAAACCCTACTAGACTAAGTTAGTAGGGTTTTAAATACTCTCAATTTATTTAACTATATGGCATGCAACAAAATGACCTTCTGATACTTCTCTAAATGCAGGACAGGCTTCTTTACAGATATGCTGTGCATAAGGACATCTTGTATGGAACTTACAACCTTCTGGTGGATTAGATGGAGATGGTATGTCACCTTCTAATACTGAACTGTCTTTCTTCAATCTTGGATGTTTCGCAGGTATTGAATCAATTAAAGCCTTTGTATAAGGATGTTTTGGATCCTTGTATATTTGATTCGTATCTGCTAACTCTACGATATTTCCTAAGTACATAACGGCGACACGATCACTGATATGTTTGACTACACTGAGATCATGGGAAATAAAGAGATAACTAAAGCCAAATTCCTCTTGCAAATCCATCATTAGATTAATAACCTGGGCTTGAATAGAAACATCAAGGGCTGATACTGGTTCGTCCGCAACAATAAATTCAGGTTCAAGGGCCAAAGCTCTTGCGATACCAATACGTTGTCGTTGACCACCAGAAAATTCATGAGGATAACGATTCATATGATAGGCACTTAGTCCACTTCGCTCTAGAGCCATGATCACCCGTTCTTCTATCTCTTTCCCCTTGCAAATATTGTGAGCTTTCAAAGCCTCTCCAACTGTCTGCATAACATTTCTACGGGGATTCAGAGAACTATAAGGATCTTGAAAAATGATTTGCATATCTGTTCTAAGTTGCTTCATTTTACTAGAGCCGTAATTATAAATATTCTCGCCCTTATAGTAAACTTCTCCTTCAGTAGCATCTAAAAGCCGAAGTAATGTTTTACCTGTTGTTGATTTACCGCAACCAGATTCGCCTACAATACTTAAAGTCTCTCCCTTATGAATAGAAAAGTCTACTCCGTCTACGGCTTTACAGTAACCAACAGTACGTTTGAAAAAACCTTTCTGTATGGGGAAGTATTTTTTTAGATTATTGACTTGTAATAAAACCTCTTGACTCATCTCTCACCCTCCTCATACAAAAGACAGCTAACTTTATGTCCTTCAACTACTTCTCTTAACTCGGGTAGTTTTTCTTTACAGAGTTCCGTTGCCTTTTCACATCTTGGATGGAATGGGCATCCCTTTGGCATAGATAATGGATTGGGTACAACCCCATCTATATTAGCTAGACGTTCTTTATCATTATCGATATCAGGAATAGAACCTAATAATCCTATTGTATATGGATGCATCGGATTATCATAGAGCTCAAGTGAATCAGCCTCTTCAACTATTCTACCAGCATACATAACTACAACATGATCCGCCATCTCAGCAACTACACCTAAATCATGGGTTATAAATACAATCGACATACCATACTTTTCTTGCAATTCATTCATCAACTCTAAAATCTGAGCTTGAATCGTCACATCAAGAGCTGTTGTGGGTTCATCTGCAATCAACAATTCAGGTTCACAAGCAAGGGCCATGGCAATCATAACACGTTGGCGCATACCGCCAGATAATTGATGCGGATATTCATTAACAACCTCATCCGCACGAGGTATACCTACACGAGTTAATAATTCAACAGCTTCTTTTTTTGCCGCTTTCTTTGACATTCCTCTATGCAAAATCAAAGGTTCACCTACTTGCCTTCCAATGGTGAAAACAGGATTAAGGGATGTCATGGGCTCTTGAAAAATCATGGATATTTTATTCCCTCGTACTTGACGAATTTCTTCTTCTCTATAATGAAGCAAATCTTTACCTTGAAAATTCACCTGTCCACTTATAATTTCGCCCTTTTTATCAATCAATTGCATGATGGATAGAGATGTAACACTCTTACCACAACCTGATTCGCCTACAATACAAAGGGTTTTCCCCTTGTCCACACTGAAATCTACTCCGTCAACTGCATGAACATCTCCCTTTTTCGTATGAAAATATGTTCGTAAATCTTTTACCTCTAATAATGTATTTTCCATGTCATCACCTACTTCCTACTCTTTGGATCGAAGGCGTCACGTAATCCTTCTCCGATAAGATTAATACTTAATACAGCTGTAAATAAGACTAAACCAGGTAAAATCCATAGCCACGTACGTTCAGTAAATATATAATAGTCTCTGGCAGAATTGATCAAGTTTCCCCAACTGGGTACAGGTGGTACTATACCAAGACCAATATAGGATAATACTGACTCAGTTATGATAGCTCCAGCCAAACCAAAAGTAGCACTAACGACGATATAACCTATAGTGTTTGGAATCAAATGCACAAAAATTTTCCTCATTGTCGATAAGCCCAGTGCAGTAGTAGCTTGCATAAATTCCTGCTCTTTTAAAGAAAGTATTTCACCACGTATCATCCTTGATAAGCCTGGCCATGACATGAGCCCCAGTAATACCATTACCAAATACATTCTATTTTCTGGTCTGATTATATCCATCGTCACAGCCGATATGGTAATCATCAGTGGTAAAAAAGGTAAACTCATAACGATCTCTGCAAAACGCATGAGAAAATTATCGATACGTCCTCCAAAATAACCAGCACTACCACCCACTATAATGGCCAAAATAGTACTAATGGTTGTCGCTATTAGACCAATTAATAGTGAAACTCTTCCTCCATAAAGAATTCTTGTTAAGTAATCACGTCCAAGATCATCGGTCCCAAACCAATGCTCCTCATTAGGCTCTAGATTAGAGTTCAAAAAATCCATGGCATCCCTTTCATAAGGCGTTAGTAGAGGTGCAAAAATAACAGCAAATAATATAATTGAAAAGACAACAAGTCCAAATACAGCTAGTTTATTATCTGTAAAGGCTTGCCATCTCAGCTTTCCAGGGCTTTCAATGGACTCTAACTTAACCTGCACTCTGCTTTTTCTTCTAGGTATAATTTTCACTCTGCTCCCCCCTTAATCCACTTTGATCCTTGGATCTACCACTGCATAGCATATATCCGCAAATAGATTACCGATTAAAGTTAGCAATGCAAAGAAAACCAAGGTAGCCATCATTAAATTATAATCCCTATTAAAGACAGAATCTAACATAATCCTACCAATTCCAGGCCAATTAAATACTGTTTCCAATACGGCTGCTCCAGAAAAAAGTAGTGGTATTTCAAATCCTAATAGGGTAACAATGGAAATAAGAGAGTTACGAAAAGCGTGAGAATAGATTACTTTACGCTCTGAAAGTCCTTTCGCCCTAGCTGTACGTACATAATCTTGATTGATGGAGTTGAGCATATTCATACGTACATATCGTATATAACGAGGAAGACTTACAATAATTAGCGTTAATGCTGGTAGGAACATATGATGTAAAACATCCATGAAGCTTTTGACACCTTCATAATGAGCTCCTGCGGTAACCATACCTGATACAGGGGTCCAATCTAGCTTGATGGAGAACAAAAAGATTAAAACTAGTCCCACGAAAAATGTGGGAAATGACACCCCTACATAAGACGTGACGGTGACAAAACGATCAAACAGTCCATCCTTATGAACCGCCACATATATCCCCAG encodes:
- a CDS encoding ABC transporter ATP-binding protein → MSQEVLLQVNNLKKYFPIQKGFFKRTVGYCKAVDGVDFSIHKGETLSIVGESGCGKSTTGKTLLRLLDATEGEVYYKGENIYNYGSSKMKQLRTDMQIIFQDPYSSLNPRRNVMQTVGEALKAHNICKGKEIEERVIMALERSGLSAYHMNRYPHEFSGGQRQRIGIARALALEPEFIVADEPVSALDVSIQAQVINLMMDLQEEFGFSYLFISHDLSVVKHISDRVAVMYLGNIVELADTNQIYKDPKHPYTKALIDSIPAKHPRLKKDSSVLEGDIPSPSNPPEGCKFHTRCPYAQHICKEACPAFREVSEGHFVACHIVK
- a CDS encoding ABC transporter ATP-binding protein, with protein sequence MENTLLEVKDLRTYFHTKKGDVHAVDGVDFSVDKGKTLCIVGESGCGKSVTSLSIMQLIDKKGEIISGQVNFQGKDLLHYREEEIRQVRGNKISMIFQEPMTSLNPVFTIGRQVGEPLILHRGMSKKAAKKEAVELLTRVGIPRADEVVNEYPHQLSGGMRQRVMIAMALACEPELLIADEPTTALDVTIQAQILELMNELQEKYGMSIVFITHDLGVVAEMADHVVVMYAGRIVEEADSLELYDNPMHPYTIGLLGSIPDIDNDKERLANIDGVVPNPLSMPKGCPFHPRCEKATELCKEKLPELREVVEGHKVSCLLYEEGER
- the opp4C gene encoding oligopeptide ABC transporter permease encodes the protein MKIIPRRKSRVQVKLESIESPGKLRWQAFTDNKLAVFGLVVFSIILFAVIFAPLLTPYERDAMDFLNSNLEPNEEHWFGTDDLGRDYLTRILYGGRVSLLIGLIATTISTILAIIVGGSAGYFGGRIDNFLMRFAEIVMSLPFLPLMITISAVTMDIIRPENRMYLVMVLLGLMSWPGLSRMIRGEILSLKEQEFMQATTALGLSTMRKIFVHLIPNTIGYIVVSATFGLAGAIITESVLSYIGLGIVPPVPSWGNLINSARDYYIFTERTWLWILPGLVLFTAVLSINLIGEGLRDAFDPKSRK
- a CDS encoding ABC transporter permease, which gives rise to MIKYIIKRLLQLIPVMFLISIIIFSIIVLTPGEPIGANMDPRATAEQKQAERERLGLNDPIHVRYGIWITNVLQLDFGKSTIYNKPVEEVIVPYIINSLKLNVFVFLFTYLLAIPLGIYVAVHKDGLFDRFVTVTSYVGVSFPTFFVGLVLIFLFSIKLDWTPVSGMVTAGAHYEGVKSFMDVLHHMFLPALTLIIVSLPRYIRYVRMNMLNSINQDYVRTARAKGLSERKVIYSHAFRNSLISIVTLLGFEIPLLFSGAAVLETVFNWPGIGRIMLDSVFNRDYNLMMATLVFFALLTLIGNLFADICYAVVDPRIKVD